TGCTTGACGAAATTCTCTTTGTAAAACATTCATGGCAGACGGAGTGCCTATAAGACATATTGGAATTGACAGGATATTGCTTAAAGTGACAAAGAAATTTAGCATTAGCTTAGCCCCGACTCCTTTTAGACTAAGATGTTGAACTTCATCGATGCACAAAAAACCCAAGTTTATCCCCCGACATACAGTAGTCATAATAGGCATGAGAGTATTCACAGATAACTTATTTGACCTCCCAAATTTATTAAAATAATCTGTTCCTAAAATGTTGTCTATAGAAATAAAAAATTGATTTACAAGCCCTTTAACAGAACCATCATGGGGACAATTTAATTGTAACCAAACTAACTGAGTAGATGAAAAGGGATTCCCTCTATAATCAGAATGAATCAGCACCTGTGGATAACAACAGTTTAGTATCCTTGTGATAGAAGATGACTTTCCAGCTCCAGGGATGCCTATACAGCTCATACTTTTAGGTGAGGTATCATTAATCCATATATCATTTTGAATATCAGGTAATTTTTCGGAAAAACTTCTTGCATATTCAGGCTTCATTGGATTTCTCCCAACATATCCTTGTCGGATAAGCGTTCCTATTTTGTCATTCAATATCAGATGATTAGGAAATACCTGGAATATATTGAATAGACGTTGGATTAAATGAAAACGGTGATGGCTCTCCATTTCTCTTTCCGATACATCAAACATAGGGTAGTAACTCAATTTACCAATTACTTCTTCCTTGGAATAGATTGGGGGCAACGCTTCGATTAGGGGATTGCCTTTGTATTCTTCTATCACCTGCTCACTATAATTTGCATGGATAAATGAACTATTCATCTTTATTTCCCAATCCCTTCTGCTGAAATTTCCTTAGCAATTGTAAATCATCTTGGAAATCTATTACTTTATCAGCTTTATTAAGTTCTTCATGTACTTGCTTCTTAATTAATGGAGCATGGTCAACTTGTACGGTTTCTTTTCGGACTCTTTCAATTTCCTGTTTTCGATTTTCCTTAATATTTTTTAATCTTTGATTTTTACTAATATTTATTCTATCTTTTTTGCTTTTCTTTTCAGCCTCTTTTACAATTTCCTCGACTTGTTCCATTAAGTTAATTCTCTCTTTTAACCCTGATTTTTTATGTTGTTTGGTTTGCATCTCTATTTCTTGCAAATAATTTACATCTTCCAGTGTTTTCTCTTTGTAACGTGATTGATGTTCTAATAAAAAACATCGTTCAAAACTGTGTTTGTCCTTGTTATGCAGATAAATGATTCCAACATCTCTTGGGTCATAGGTAATCGTAACCTTTTTTCTTCCAAAAAATCTCGATTCAACAAACCACTGCTCCCGCAGTGCAGTTTCATTAGTGTAGAACATCCCATTCCACTTAATACCAAACTCAGTCACCGATGCCTGGGAAGAAGGCAAGAGCATCAGCATAAGTTGTTCTCTACTTATCGTTCTTAGCTTTCCTGCTCTATTTTTCATGCCCCATTCAAATAGTTTTACAGGTATAGGAGGAACACCGTCCTTAATCATTTCTTCATCTCGTATATAGTTTTCTATTACAAAATTATTGTTGTAGTGAATGGCACATAGTATAACAATTTTCATAAAATCCTTAAGTGTTAAAACTGATGACAACCTATAATCCTTTGCCCCCCTAACTTTGAAGTCTGATTGAATAGCACCAGGAAGAATCGGTTTAACTTGACGGTTAAGGATAGCGAACTGCTGTTCCACCAAAGATTTGAAGTCGCCACGAAATGGCGGACTATTCTCAATTTTTATATTCAATCTTTCCGTCAGTAAAGTTGAAGCATGAGATAATAATTCTGCCCTGTCTGCCACAATACACTCAGGTAGATGTGCAGTCGACCACTCATGTTCTTTTATTTCGATACCAAATCTTTGGCAAAATTCCACTTTGTTCTCAACCATATTCATTAGTGCAATTCTTGCTTGTTCAAAGTTAGGCCCCTCCAAACAAACATGGACTGATAAAATCATTCTGGAGAATATGTCCTTTACAAAATACACTATGCCCCTTCCAATGATGGATTGGCGGTCAAATTCACTACACAAATATACGTCAGAAACAGTTGAATCAATTAATACTTTTTGCCCTGGTGAACGAACTTCTTGTTGTACACTTCCCAGAACAGGGCGGTGTTTTAATTCGAAGTTTTTTTTCCCATGTCTTTTAATTAGCCGATAAGATAAATTTTCATTTTTGCGTAACCAATACAAAAATTGATTATATGTAGGCAATTTATTAGGGTCATTTTCCAATACATCTCTAAAATATTCTTTTAAGGTTTGCTCAAAAGCATAGCGGACAGTCACATTATTTTGTCGAAGATAAAATTTGGCTATTCCAAGATGGAATTTTTCCTTCGTATATTGGTCAATGTTAACACCCTCACCCATAATCTCCTCCATTTTCCTTGGACGACCTCTTTTGTTATCACCGCTATTCTTCTGAACCCCGATTCCGCCACAATTTTGAAAATCGGGTAAGAGGGCGTTTACGTGCATTCCACGTTTCCAATATCTTTTCAAACATCGATTTATTTTCTTCGAGTTCACGTTTAAATCCTCGGAAACCTTCTTTACAATTTCGCTCCTTGTTTTGGAGTTCAAGAGATTTATAACCCCATGACTTAAAAGTTGATTAATAATTTCCCATGATTCATTCCTCAATGTTTTTGCTTTCTCACTGATTTCCTCTTCTCTAATAATCAAATTGAAAGGGTCATCCTCTAAGATGACAACTTCTCCAATTACTAAACCATCCTCAATCTCTAAAATCTTTTTAATCTTTGGCAACGTATTATCAAAAACATTAATTAGAAAGCAAGAATCATACCTTTCATCTATCCAAATAATCCTTTCAATGTTATTTGGGTCATTTCTATATTGGATTAGCATATTTATAGTTAGAACCATTATTATCCACCTCTGTTCTTGTTAGAATTTGAACTGAATTGCATGGTTGGTTAAAAGAGATTGCTTCATTCATATTTACACTTAGAATTTTCCTGGCTAAAAGATGTTTGTAAATTGCAATCCCAGTCCCCTGGTCAATATTAAATTCGTTATCAAACATGCTTAGAATTTCGTTTATTTGCTTTGTTTCACTATTACCAATCATGTCAACAAGACGGTTTTTCAAAAATCCCTGCATTTTATCTTTAATGCCGTATTCCTCCAAATGGAAATAGGGATGAATGAATTCTATATTCTTTGCAACCATCAAAGGTATCTCTTTATTCGTAATAATTCCGTATTCTACTCCCCTGGCTTCCCAATATTTTTTCATTATTTCAAAGCGTTCGATTACCTGTTTATTTTCTAACTGCCTGTAATCCTTTACAGACCTGGCAAAATAGCTTAGTTCTCCGTTTTCATCTTTTTCTGTGATTAAAAAGGTCGTTGTAAGAATAAGTGGCTCTCCAGTTTTTTGATTAACCAAACGCTTAAGCAGTTCTTCATCCAAATTCGGAATAATCTCTTCCATACCTTCTAACAGAGGATAATGTTCCCGAATATCTTCCTTTCCTGCAAATTCATATATGTAGAACAGTCTTGTCTCTGAATCTGATAAAAAATGATGAACCCTTCCACTAAGCCCTTTAATACGACTGATTCTTCCTTTCGAAGATACCCGTATTACATCCAAAAACGGTTTGTACGCTATCCCCTCTCCTTGACCGTATCCTTCTTCTATCAATTTTGCTATTTTCTTTGTTGTTTGTTCATATTTTAAAACGGGCATTTTTCTCAATCCTTTCTAAAAACCAATCATTAAATGGAGAATATATAATAGAAGAAACTCGTCAAAATTCGATTTCTTCCTAAAATATCTAAAGGATAGAACCCAATAATCTACACGTTTAGATTATCCACTGCACGTTGT
Above is a genomic segment from Neobacillus endophyticus containing:
- a CDS encoding TnsA endonuclease C-terminal domain-containing protein yields the protein MPVLKYEQTTKKIAKLIEEGYGQGEGIAYKPFLDVIRVSSKGRISRIKGLSGRVHHFLSDSETRLFYIYEFAGKEDIREHYPLLEGMEEIIPNLDEELLKRLVNQKTGEPLILTTTFLITEKDENGELSYFARSVKDYRQLENKQVIERFEIMKKYWEARGVEYGIITNKEIPLMVAKNIEFIHPYFHLEEYGIKDKMQGFLKNRLVDMIGNSETKQINEILSMFDNEFNIDQGTGIAIYKHLLARKILSVNMNEAISFNQPCNSVQILTRTEVDNNGSNYKYANPI
- a CDS encoding ATP-binding protein, whose protein sequence is MNSSFIHANYSEQVIEEYKGNPLIEALPPIYSKEEVIGKLSYYPMFDVSEREMESHHRFHLIQRLFNIFQVFPNHLILNDKIGTLIRQGYVGRNPMKPEYARSFSEKLPDIQNDIWINDTSPKSMSCIGIPGAGKSSSITRILNCCYPQVLIHSDYRGNPFSSTQLVWLQLNCPHDGSVKGLVNQFFISIDNILGTDYFNKFGRSNKLSVNTLMPIMTTVCRGINLGFLCIDEVQHLSLKGVGAKLMLNFFVTLSNILSIPICLIGTPSAMNVLQREFRQARRSGQSDMIFNRMENDAYWRLFIETLWNYQWVRKPVDLTDEFVDVLYESSQGILDICLKTYALAQTRSIATGREELSPRLISQVASENLKLVQPMLRALRSGDIHEIAKYEDIYFPYETAIERERIELGKNSFINATKAINNTVSKEQLQEEAVFRLNLLGLSKETAKQMVKSVLKEKTVQDVNELAKLAYQYSLIKVQENTQELKKESSPNLLTIVKEGKEQGLSAYQSLKRAGIIKSLEGVV
- a CDS encoding Mu transposase C-terminal domain-containing protein, whose product is MVLTINMLIQYRNDPNNIERIIWIDERYDSCFLINVFDNTLPKIKKILEIEDGLVIGEVVILEDDPFNLIIREEEISEKAKTLRNESWEIINQLLSHGVINLLNSKTRSEIVKKVSEDLNVNSKKINRCLKRYWKRGMHVNALLPDFQNCGGIGVQKNSGDNKRGRPRKMEEIMGEGVNIDQYTKEKFHLGIAKFYLRQNNVTVRYAFEQTLKEYFRDVLENDPNKLPTYNQFLYWLRKNENLSYRLIKRHGKKNFELKHRPVLGSVQQEVRSPGQKVLIDSTVSDVYLCSEFDRQSIIGRGIVYFVKDIFSRMILSVHVCLEGPNFEQARIALMNMVENKVEFCQRFGIEIKEHEWSTAHLPECIVADRAELLSHASTLLTERLNIKIENSPPFRGDFKSLVEQQFAILNRQVKPILPGAIQSDFKVRGAKDYRLSSVLTLKDFMKIVILCAIHYNNNFVIENYIRDEEMIKDGVPPIPVKLFEWGMKNRAGKLRTISREQLMLMLLPSSQASVTEFGIKWNGMFYTNETALREQWFVESRFFGRKKVTITYDPRDVGIIYLHNKDKHSFERCFLLEHQSRYKEKTLEDVNYLQEIEMQTKQHKKSGLKERINLMEQVEEIVKEAEKKSKKDRINISKNQRLKNIKENRKQEIERVRKETVQVDHAPLIKKQVHEELNKADKVIDFQDDLQLLRKFQQKGLGNKDE